A genomic window from Camelina sativa cultivar DH55 chromosome 2, Cs, whole genome shotgun sequence includes:
- the LOC109128067 gene encoding putative defensin-like protein 165, translating into MNKQLFSYFMVFVVLLSVITIVPKTEAQKRCRKVLNPGTQCLLAKCREDCFKQLNGNGVCVETPPTSGKYTCNCFYNCGPGL; encoded by the exons ATGAACAAgcaattgttttcttatttcatggTTTTTGTAGTTCTCCTCTCAG TAATAACGATTGTTCCAAAAACTGAGGCACAAAAGAGATGCAGGAAAGTACTAAACCCGGGAACACAATGTTTGTTGGCAAAGTGCAGAGAAGATTGTTTCAAGCAGTTAAATGGCAACGGAGTTTGTGTTGAGACGCCACCAACCTCTGGCAAGTACACATGTAACTGTTTCTACAATTGTGGCCCTGGACTATGA
- the LOC104716129 gene encoding vesicle-associated protein 4-3, with protein MALTEEKSDPDGRRWGKFKLPFRNSNNAQATSSSMATSSSSASSSHLNQNYIHQTRHFQYHGPPVVEGLGQQNHHQSAAATIPSMSSVARSLLPTKRRLKLDPSAKLYFPYEPGKQVRSAIKIKNTSKSHVAFKFQTTEPKSCFMRPAGAILAPGEEIIATVFKFVEPPENSERPMEQKSGVKFKIMSLKMKVPTDYMPELFEEQKEHVSEEQVMRVVFLDPESSNPMMEKLKSQLAEADAVDEARKKASEGVVGPKPIGEGLVIDEWKQRRERYLAQQQGGDMA; from the exons ATGGCCTTAACGGAGGAGAAATCAGATCCCGATGGTCGACGCTGGGGCAAATTCAAACTCCCCTTTCGAAACTCCAACAACGCTCAAGCTACTTCCTCATCCATGgctacttcttcttcgtcagcaTCATCGTCTCatctaaatcaaaattacattcATCAAACACGCCATTTTCAATACCACGGACCTCCTGTAGTAGAAGGATTAGGTCAACAAAACCATCATCAATCCGCCGCCGCCACGATCCCTTCTATGTCATCTGTCGCTAGATCGCTTCTTCCTACGAAACGCCGATTGAAGCTTGATCCTTCAGCAAAACTCTACTTCCCCT ATGAGCCTGGGAAGCAAGTCAGGAGCGCTATTAAAATTAAGAATACGAGCAAGTCTCATGTAGCTTTTAAG TTTCAAACAACGGAACCAAAGAGTTGTTTTATGCGTCCAGCTGGTGCTATTCTTGCTCCTGGGGAAGAAATTATCGCAACTG TTTTCAAGTTTGTTGAGCCTCCTGAGAATAGTGAAAGGCCGATGGAACAAAAGAGCGGGgttaagtttaaaattatgagcTTGAAGATGAAAGTCCCAACGGATTATATGCCTGAGCTG TTTGAGGAGCAAAAAGAGCATGTCTCTGAGGAGCAAGTAATGCGTGTGGTATTCTTGGATCCTGAAAGCTCTAACCCC atgatggagaaattgAAGAGTCAATTAGCAGAAGCGGATGCTGTAGATGAAGCACGGAAGAAAGCATCAGAGGGTGTTGTTGGTCCAAAGCCAATTGGAGAAGGACTTGTAATAGATGAATGG AAGCAACGCCGAGAGAGGTATCTTGCACAGCAACAAGGAGGAGACATGGCTTGA
- the LOC109126293 gene encoding uncharacterized protein LOC109126293 translates to MDPSLHLTTAMGTPLSNPRSYRELIGRLLYLTITRPDITFAVHQLSQFISAPLDIHLQAAHKVLRYIKANPGQGLMYSVDSDLSLNAFCDADWGNCKDTRRSITGYCIYLGNSLISWRSKKQGVTSRSSTESEYRSMAQATCELIWLQQLFKDLRLPVPGPAKLYCDNKSALHIAMNPDFHERTKHIEIDCHTVRDRIKAGTLKVFHVPSENQHADILTKPLHPGPFYGLLSKMLLSSLYLPNQTSLKLQN, encoded by the coding sequence ATGGATCCTAGTCTTCATCTTACTACAGCTATGGGAACTCCTTTGTCTAATCCTCGTTCTTATAGGGAACTCATTGGACGGCTACTTTATCTCACCATTACCAGACCTGATATTACATTTGCCGTTCATCAATTGAGTCAGTTCATTTCAGCACCTTTGGACATTCATCTTCAGGCAGCTCACAAGGTTTTACGGTACATTAAGGCTAATCCTGGCCAAGGACTTATGTACTCTGTTGATAGTGACTTGAGCTTGAATGCCTtttgtgatgctgattggggGAACTGTAAAGATACTAGGCGGTCTATTACTGGTTATTGCATATATCTTGGTAACTCGCTTATCTCGTGGAGATCAAAGAAGCAAGGAGTCACTAGTCGGAGTAGTACAGAATCTGAGTACCGTAGTATGGCTCAGGCGACATGTGAACTCATTTGGTTGCAGCAATTGTTTAAGGATCTTCGTCTTCCAGTTCCAGGACCAGCTAAACTCTATTGTGACAACAAGTCGGCTCTGCATATTGCTATGAACCCTGATTTTCACGAAAGGACAAAACATATAGAGATAGATTGTCACACGGTTAGAGATCGGATTAAAGCAGGTACTCTCAAAGTCTTCCATGTTCCTTCGGAGAATCAACACGCTGACATCCTCACCAAGCCACTTCATCCAGGTCCTTTCTATGGATTGCTTTCTAAGATGTTATTATCAAGCCTGTATCTTCCAAACCAGACATCTTTGAAGCTACAGAATTGA
- the LOC109126294 gene encoding uncharacterized protein LOC109126294: MDPSLHLTTSMGTPLSNPRSYRELIGLLLYLTITRPDITFAVHQLSQFISAPLDIHLQAAHKVLRYIKANPGQGLMYSVDSDLSLNAFCDADWGKCKDTRRSITGYCIYLGNSLISWRSKKQGVTSRSSTESEYRSMAQATCELIWLQQLFKDLRLPVPGPAKLYCDNKSALHIAMNPDFHERTKHIEIDCHTVRDRIKAGTLKVFHVPSENQHADILTKPLHPGPFYGLLSKMSLSSLYLPNQTSLKLQN; the protein is encoded by the coding sequence ATGGATCCTAGTCTTCATCTTACTACATCTATGGGAACTCCTTTGTCTAATCCTCGTTCTTATAGGGAACTCATTGGATTGCTACTTTATCTCACCATTACCAGACCTGATATTACATTTGCCGTTCATCAATTGAGTCAGTTCATTTCAGCACCTTTGGACATTCATCTTCAGGCAGCTCACAAGGTTTTACGGTACATTAAGGCTAATCCTGGCCAAGGACTTATGTACTCTGTTGATAGTGACTTGAGCTTGAATGCCTTTTGTGATGCTGACTGGGGGAAATGTAAAGATACTAGGCGGTCTATTACTGGTTATTGCATATATCTTGGTAACTCGCTTATCTCGTGGAGATCAAAGAAGCAAGGAGTCACTAGTCGGAGTAGTACAGAATCTGAGTACCGTAGTATGGCTCAGGCGACATGTGAACTCATTTGGTTGCAGCAATTGTTTAAGGATCTTCGTCTTCCAGTTCCAGGACCAGCTAAACTCTATTGTGACAACAAGTCGGCTCTGCATATTGCTATGAACCCTGATTTTCACGAAAGGACAAAACATATAGAGATAGATTGTCACACGGTTAGAGATCGGATTAAAGCAGGTACTCTCAAAGTCTTCCATGTTCCTTCGGAGAATCAACACGCTGACATCCTCACCAAGCCACTTCATCCAGGTCCTTTCTATGGATTGCTTTCTAAGATGTCATTATCAAGCCTGTATCTTCCAAACCAGACATCTTTGAAGCTACAGAATTGA
- the LOC104716137 gene encoding putative lipid-binding protein AIR1, with protein MAPRTSLALFLSLNLLFVTYTSAACPKDSLQLGVCANVLKLVDLTLGNPPVKPCCSLIQGLVDLEAAACLCTLLKVNILGINLNLPIDLSVLLNICGRKAPTNFQCA; from the coding sequence ATGGCTCCAAGAACCTCCCTTGCACTCTTCCTTTCTCTCAACCTTCTCTTTGTCACTTACACCTCTGCGGCTTGTCCTAAAGATTCCCTACAGCTCGGTGTTTGTGCCAATGTTCTCAAGCTAGTGGACCTAACATTGGGAAACCCACCTGTAAAGCCATGCTGCTCTCTCATCCAAGGTTTGGTTGACCTTGAGGCTGCAGCCTGCCTATGCACTTTGCTCAAGGTTAACATTCTTGGAATCAACCTTAACCTTCCCATCGATCTCAGCGTACTCCTCAATATTTGCGGTAGAAAAGCCCCAACGAACTTCCAGTGCGCGTAA
- the LOC104716146 gene encoding putative lipid-binding protein AIR1, with protein sequence MAPRTSLALFLSLNLLFVTYTSAACPKDSLQLGVCSNVLKLVDLTLGNPPVKPCCSLIQGLVDLEAAACLCTLLKVNILGINVNLPIDLSVLLNICGRKAPTNFQCA encoded by the coding sequence ATGGCTCCAAGAACCTCCCTTGCACTCTTCCTTTCTCTCAACCTTCTATTTGTCACTTACACCTCTGCGGCTTGTCCTAAAGATTCCCTACAGCTCGGTGTTTGTTCCAATGTTCTCAAGCTAGTGGACCTAACATTGGGAAACCCACCTGTAAAGCCATGCTGCTCTCTCATCCAAGGTTTGGTTGACCTTGAGGCTGCAGCTTGCCTATGCACTTTGCTCAAGGTTAACATTCTTGGAATCAACGTTAACCTTCCCATCGATCTCAGCGTACTCCTCAATATTTGCGGTAGAAAAGCCCCAACGAACTTCCAGTGCGCGTAA